The following coding sequences lie in one Paramormyrops kingsleyae isolate MSU_618 chromosome 15, PKINGS_0.4, whole genome shotgun sequence genomic window:
- the nphs2 gene encoding podocin — translation METTIRVERNTKVASSRSSSKARRGPKKDNSATLRERRHRHGKAAKPTVPVRKKEVMGTESEEAVAPPGQSEEEKVKGNSTVINVDSVRDTEEEEEAEEALGLLQWEQHEDGLKQRTLGICEWLLIILAVVIIILSFPLSIWLCVMVVREHERAVIFRLGHLLQGRPRGPGLLFYIPFLDVCQKVDIRLKMLKVPVHTVVTKDLVSTELSSACYYRVENVSLCFTVLSGVSSMLQALVQLTDREVLAHRTFNQILLDRKDITKEIQVALDAVTSKWGIKVERAEIEDVRIPAELQRSVAAEAEARRLAQIKVIAAEGERAVCEALKASIDTLSGSPAAVHLRLLQLLHTLRTDHPALVLNLPSDLMTLRPDVSPTLGLPPATPTDDDPTKTSHTDSPMM, via the exons ATGGAGACAACGATCAGGGTGGAGAGAAACACAAAAGTGGCCTCCTCTCGCTCCTCTTCAAAGGCAAGAAGAGGGCCCAAGAAGGACAACTCCGCCACCTTACGGGAAAGGCGACACAGACATGGCAAGGCGGCAAAGCCAACGGTGCCAGTGAGGAAGAAAGAGGTGATGGGCACGGAAAGCGAGGAGGCCGTCGCCCCGCCGGGGCAGTCGGAGGAGGAAAAAGTGAAGGGGAACTCCACAGTCATCAACGTGGATAGCGTGAGGGACAccgaggaggaagaggaggcggAGGAGGCGCTCGGGCTTCTACAGTGGGAGCAGCATGAGGATG GCTTAAAGCAAAGGACTCTGGGTATTTGTGAATGGCTCCTCATCATTTTAGCTGTTGTCATCATAATCCTTTCCTTTCCCCTGTCCATCTGGCTCTGCGTGATG GTAGTCAGAGAGCATGAACGAGCAGTGATCTTCAGACTGGGACACCTACTGCAGGGAAGGCCTAGAGGACCAG GACTCCTGTTCTACATCCCGTTTTTAGATGTGTGCCAGAAAGTCGACATTCGGTTGAAAATGCTGAAAGTTCCCGTTCACACG GTGGTGACGAAGGACTTGGTGAGTACAGAGCTGAGCTCCGCCTGCTATTACCGCGTAGAGAATGTGTCGCTCTGCTTCACGGTGCTCTCCGGAGTCTCCTCCATGCTGCAGGCGCTCGTCCAGCTCACCGACAGAGAGGTCCTGGCTCACCGCACCTTCAACCAGATTCTGCTCGACAGGAAGGACATCACCAAGGAAATCCAG GTGGCTCTGGACGCCGTTACCTCTAAGTGGGGAATCAAGGTTGAGAGAGCAGAAAT AGAGGATGTCCGCATCCCCGCCGAGCTCCAGCGCAGTGTGGCCGCGGAGGCGGAGGCCAGGCGGCTGGCCCAGATCAAA GTCATCGCAGCAGAAGGAGAGAGAGCGGTCTGTGAAGCCCTCAAGGCCTCCATAGATACGTTGTCGGGATCCCCGGCTGCAGTCCACCTGCGCCTGCTGCAGCTCCTGCACACCCTGCGCACAGACCACCCGGCCCTTGTCCTCAACCTGCCCTCCGACCTCATGACCCTGCGCCCTGATGTGTCCCCCACCCTCGGTCTACCTCCGGCCACGCCCACAGACGACGACCCCACAAAGACGTCCCATACAGACTCCCCCATGATGTAA
- the axdnd1 gene encoding axonemal dynein light chain domain-containing protein 1 isoform X2 gives MRMSASVKPSPSPPALPKPAGLRVKINTAAPLIGESERARREKTASGDRSSLQLPSLRYDFIPDELLNSLISTVNPLETCRSSRVTRKGFRVRGLHKTDAAWYHAFGRKKYKYFLDQPTSVTGAGRDISFLRDAISAQKKVSLLPPVADLGSVQKDVNLMGSLIPEEYHIVKNKGVVGLTYYEDKYTILLEDEENRLKIFPSLKPSGRVEAVQLMRVMDAMLDKAGVNQDFPELRESSQMQSLLELVQVEQNIYNIIFHEVIRQVSVECAERGQLLSKLRQRYAALLDRIPRQLKGLHTQSLAQRGLDRRLMEEITRFKSSVSQLSNELSNMKAQDENMSGQVAKAQEDLSKALEQSQRNSDLVAEYHQLYEMQRRRLEAQVARLTEERNLWSRVSYSVVLKVIEAKRLQVADRLHVSERTWAELAEHFVTLLTSRDAEDMNRILQFTDQWKDCVRGFLREMETAERSQREEMRAVGAGVAKWHQWSLANVKGLDKTLNKESEESLFNDLKHWVAALNLQSDLYGGSDLRFQETLDLLSQLHEGWLEVGLRLFKRHLQPDGQPPAGWRAMQNLNATISELHVQLGTRAAGESGVRRLLLSLASMMEPWAAKLTAASDWPGGMPPCDWLQLEKALANWTKLTEGGLEQVSRTQPGSEKPSPHIRINVHEVLAVLREFVFTQSSFFDCENQKLSEEVISIHTSLTRWMVALLLLMVPNCTSDLEAPQLPGPERDSYPLTVQELEEDARCIVQKLDRFSKYLINLYQPVIEEDIQRGMGDESASQLVELKKLQRECGEWIDTCQILLSDLRGHPVDLQVTTTVAKAVTESIGDVLPAVESHKELLVDQVTGSSAALELGGAVLGEQEVPDSPEEAAHLRLIGHDGDIVEKSLGAETVLLAGTETQVMRPQTPSAQRAFNALDTIGLLQQQLLGAEQRALSAEERALSAEESLQAALVRIHELEQQIQGGGAMEERDDSVLAPVTNGESPDPKPASAKTKSRRPKLAQKP, from the exons ATGAGGATGTCTGCATCTGTTAAACCAAGCCCGTCACCTCCAGCTCTGCCGAAGCCAGCGGGACTGAGGGTTAAAATCAATACAGCGGCTCCGTTGATCGGAGAATCCGAAAGAG CCCGGAGAGAGAAGACGGCCTCTGGGGATCGGTCCAGCCTGCAGCTCCCGTCCCTACGCTATGATTTCATTCCCGATGAGCTGCTCAACTCGCTCATTTCTACGGTGAATCCCTTGGAGACATGCAGATCCTCCAGAGTCACCAGGAAAGGCTTCAGG GTCCGTGGTTTGCACAAAACAGATGCAGCCTGGTACCACGCATTTGGGAGAAAGAAATACAAGTATTTTCTGGACCAACCGACTTCCGTGACCGGAGCTGGGAG AGATATCTCCTTCCTACGCGACGCCATATCTGCGCAGAAGAAAGTGAGTCTTCTGCCCCCGGTGGCAGACCTGGGAAGCGTCCAGAAG GATGTAAACCTGATGGGGAGTCTGATACCAGAGGAGTATCACATTGTGAAGAACAAAGGCGTAGTTGGCCTGACATACTATGAGGA CAAATACACCATCCTTCTGGAGGATGAGGAGAACAGGCTGAAGATCTTCCCATCACT GAAGCCCAGCGGGAGAGTGGAAGCGGTACAGCTGATGAGGGTGATGGATGCCATGCTGGACAAGGCTGGGGTCAATCAGGACTTTCCAGAGCTAAGGGAGTCCTCACAG ATGCAGAGTCTTCTGGAGTTAGTGCAGGTGGAGCAGAACATCTATAACATTATCTTCCATGAGGTGATCCGGCAGGTCAGCGTGGAATGTGCGGAGAGAGGGCAGCTACTGTCCAAGCTCAG ACAGAGGTACGCCGCCCTGCTGGACCGCATCCCACGGCAACTGAAGGGGCTGCACACGCAGAGCCTGGCTCAGCGGGGCCTGGACCGGCGTCTGATGGAGGAGATCACTCGCTTCAAGAGCTCCGTCTCTCAGCTCAGCAA TGAGCTGAGCAACATGAAGGCCCAAGATGAAAACATGTCAGGACAAGTGGCCAAGGCACAGGAAGATCTGTCCAAGGCACTGGAACAGTCACAGAGGAACTCAGA CCTGGTCGCAGAGTACCATCAGCTGTATGAGATGCAGCGCCGGAGGCTGGAGGCCCAGGTGGCCCGGCTAACTGAGGAGAGGAACCTCTGGAGCAGAGTCAGTTACAGTGTGGTTCTTAAG GTGATTGAGGCGAAGAGACTCCAGGTGGCTGACAGGCTGCACGTCAGCGAGCGGACCTGGGCTGAGCTGGCAGAGCACTTTGTCACACTGCTGACGTCCAGG GACGCGGAGGACATGAACCGCATCCTGCAGTTCACAGACCAGTGGAAAGACTGCGTGCGCGGTTTCCTGCGGGAGATGGAGACAGCCGAACGCAGCCAGCGTGAGGAAATGAGGGCCGTCGGGGCCGGCGTTGCAAAATGGCACCAGTGGTCTCTGGCTAATGTCAA GGGACTAGACAAGACGCTCAATAAGGAGTCAGAGGAAAGTTTGTTTAATGACCTAAAACACTGGGTGGCA GCGttgaacctgcaaagtgacctTTACGGAGGCAGCGACCTTCGCTTCCAGGAGACCCTGGACTTGCTGTCGCAGCTGCATGAGGGATGGCTGGAGGTGGGCTTGCGGCTTTTTAAGAGGCACCTTCAGCCCGACGGGCAGCCCCCTGCGGGGTGGCGAGCCATGCAGAATCTGAATGCGACTATCTCAGAGCTGCACGTGCAGCTGGGCACTCGTGCTGCTGGGGAGAGCG GTGTCCGCAGGCTGCTGTTATCTCTAGCCAGCATGATGGAGCCCTGGGCTGCCAAGCTAACGGCAGCGAGTGATTGGCCAGGAGGCATGCCCCCTTGTGATTGGTTGCAGCTGGAGAAGGCTCTGGCCAATTGGACAAAGCTAACAGAAGGAGGCCTGGAGCAAGTGTCCAGGACCCAGCCAGGGAGCGAGAAGCCGAGTCCCCACATCAG GATCAATGTTCATGAGGTTCTCGCTGTGCTACGTGAGTTTGTCTTCACGCAAAGCAGCTTTTTTGACTGCGAAAACCAAAAGCTAAGTGAGGAG GTGATCTCCATCCACACCTCCCTGACCCGCTGGATGGTAGCCCTGCTTCTCCTTATGGTTCCCAATTGCACCAGTGACCTCGAGGCACCCCAGTTACCAGGCCCCGAACGAGACAGTTATCCTCTCACAGTACAGGAGTTGGAGGAGGATGCCAGATGCATCGTGCAAAAGCTGGACAGATTCTCCAAGTATCTCATCAA CTTATATCAACCTGTCATTGAAGAGGACATCCAAAGGGGAATGGGGGATGAGTCAGCAAGTCAGCTTGTTGAGCTCAAAAAATTACAG CGGGAGTGTGGAGAGTGGATAGACACGTGTCAGATCCTGCTGTCAGATCTGAGGGGACATCCGGTGGACCTGCAGGTGACCACGACCGTCGCCAAGGCTGTGACAGAATCCATCGGCGATGTCCTTCCCGCCGTAGAGTCCCACAAAGAATTGTTG GTGGATCAAGTGACGGGGTCATCTGCAGCCTTGGAGCTGGGAGGAGCAGTGCTGGGAGAG CAGGAGGTTCCAGATAGTCCAGAAGAAGCAGCCCATCTGAGGCTGATTGGTCATGACGGCGACATTGTTGAAAAGAGCCTGGGGGCAGAAACTGTACTGCTGGCGGGG ACGGAGACCCAGGTCATGCGCCCACAGACTCCCAGTGCACAGAGAGCCTTTAATGCCTTGGACACCATTGGGCTGCTCCAGCAGCAGTTACT AGGGGCAGAGCAGCGGGCCCTAAGTGCGGAAGAACGGGCCCTGAGCGCGGAGGAGTCGCTGCAGGCTGCACTGGTCAGGATCCATGAACTGGAGCAGCAGATTCAGGGAGGAGGTGCCATGGAGGAGAGAG ATGACAGTGTTTTGGCACCAGTAACTAATGGAGAGTCTCCTGACCCCAAACCAGCAAGTGCAAAGACAAAAAGCAGGAGGCCAAAGCTGGCGCAGAAGCCCTGA
- the axdnd1 gene encoding axonemal dynein light chain domain-containing protein 1 isoform X1: MASLETEYLRQCKSNHMRMSASVKPSPSPPALPKPAGLRVKINTAAPLIGESERARREKTASGDRSSLQLPSLRYDFIPDELLNSLISTVNPLETCRSSRVTRKGFRVRGLHKTDAAWYHAFGRKKYKYFLDQPTSVTGAGRDISFLRDAISAQKKVSLLPPVADLGSVQKDVNLMGSLIPEEYHIVKNKGVVGLTYYEDKYTILLEDEENRLKIFPSLKPSGRVEAVQLMRVMDAMLDKAGVNQDFPELRESSQMQSLLELVQVEQNIYNIIFHEVIRQVSVECAERGQLLSKLRQRYAALLDRIPRQLKGLHTQSLAQRGLDRRLMEEITRFKSSVSQLSNELSNMKAQDENMSGQVAKAQEDLSKALEQSQRNSDLVAEYHQLYEMQRRRLEAQVARLTEERNLWSRVSYSVVLKVIEAKRLQVADRLHVSERTWAELAEHFVTLLTSRDAEDMNRILQFTDQWKDCVRGFLREMETAERSQREEMRAVGAGVAKWHQWSLANVKGLDKTLNKESEESLFNDLKHWVAALNLQSDLYGGSDLRFQETLDLLSQLHEGWLEVGLRLFKRHLQPDGQPPAGWRAMQNLNATISELHVQLGTRAAGESGVRRLLLSLASMMEPWAAKLTAASDWPGGMPPCDWLQLEKALANWTKLTEGGLEQVSRTQPGSEKPSPHIRINVHEVLAVLREFVFTQSSFFDCENQKLSEEVISIHTSLTRWMVALLLLMVPNCTSDLEAPQLPGPERDSYPLTVQELEEDARCIVQKLDRFSKYLINLYQPVIEEDIQRGMGDESASQLVELKKLQRECGEWIDTCQILLSDLRGHPVDLQVTTTVAKAVTESIGDVLPAVESHKELLVDQVTGSSAALELGGAVLGEEVPDSPEEAAHLRLIGHDGDIVEKSLGAETVLLAGTETQVMRPQTPSAQRAFNALDTIGLLQQQLLGAEQRALSAEERALSAEESLQAALVRIHELEQQIQGGGAMEERDDSVLAPVTNGESPDPKPASAKTKSRRPKLAQKP, encoded by the exons ATGGCGTCCTTAGAAACGGAATACTTAAG ACAGTGTAAGTCGAATCACATGAGGATGTCTGCATCTGTTAAACCAAGCCCGTCACCTCCAGCTCTGCCGAAGCCAGCGGGACTGAGGGTTAAAATCAATACAGCGGCTCCGTTGATCGGAGAATCCGAAAGAG CCCGGAGAGAGAAGACGGCCTCTGGGGATCGGTCCAGCCTGCAGCTCCCGTCCCTACGCTATGATTTCATTCCCGATGAGCTGCTCAACTCGCTCATTTCTACGGTGAATCCCTTGGAGACATGCAGATCCTCCAGAGTCACCAGGAAAGGCTTCAGG GTCCGTGGTTTGCACAAAACAGATGCAGCCTGGTACCACGCATTTGGGAGAAAGAAATACAAGTATTTTCTGGACCAACCGACTTCCGTGACCGGAGCTGGGAG AGATATCTCCTTCCTACGCGACGCCATATCTGCGCAGAAGAAAGTGAGTCTTCTGCCCCCGGTGGCAGACCTGGGAAGCGTCCAGAAG GATGTAAACCTGATGGGGAGTCTGATACCAGAGGAGTATCACATTGTGAAGAACAAAGGCGTAGTTGGCCTGACATACTATGAGGA CAAATACACCATCCTTCTGGAGGATGAGGAGAACAGGCTGAAGATCTTCCCATCACT GAAGCCCAGCGGGAGAGTGGAAGCGGTACAGCTGATGAGGGTGATGGATGCCATGCTGGACAAGGCTGGGGTCAATCAGGACTTTCCAGAGCTAAGGGAGTCCTCACAG ATGCAGAGTCTTCTGGAGTTAGTGCAGGTGGAGCAGAACATCTATAACATTATCTTCCATGAGGTGATCCGGCAGGTCAGCGTGGAATGTGCGGAGAGAGGGCAGCTACTGTCCAAGCTCAG ACAGAGGTACGCCGCCCTGCTGGACCGCATCCCACGGCAACTGAAGGGGCTGCACACGCAGAGCCTGGCTCAGCGGGGCCTGGACCGGCGTCTGATGGAGGAGATCACTCGCTTCAAGAGCTCCGTCTCTCAGCTCAGCAA TGAGCTGAGCAACATGAAGGCCCAAGATGAAAACATGTCAGGACAAGTGGCCAAGGCACAGGAAGATCTGTCCAAGGCACTGGAACAGTCACAGAGGAACTCAGA CCTGGTCGCAGAGTACCATCAGCTGTATGAGATGCAGCGCCGGAGGCTGGAGGCCCAGGTGGCCCGGCTAACTGAGGAGAGGAACCTCTGGAGCAGAGTCAGTTACAGTGTGGTTCTTAAG GTGATTGAGGCGAAGAGACTCCAGGTGGCTGACAGGCTGCACGTCAGCGAGCGGACCTGGGCTGAGCTGGCAGAGCACTTTGTCACACTGCTGACGTCCAGG GACGCGGAGGACATGAACCGCATCCTGCAGTTCACAGACCAGTGGAAAGACTGCGTGCGCGGTTTCCTGCGGGAGATGGAGACAGCCGAACGCAGCCAGCGTGAGGAAATGAGGGCCGTCGGGGCCGGCGTTGCAAAATGGCACCAGTGGTCTCTGGCTAATGTCAA GGGACTAGACAAGACGCTCAATAAGGAGTCAGAGGAAAGTTTGTTTAATGACCTAAAACACTGGGTGGCA GCGttgaacctgcaaagtgacctTTACGGAGGCAGCGACCTTCGCTTCCAGGAGACCCTGGACTTGCTGTCGCAGCTGCATGAGGGATGGCTGGAGGTGGGCTTGCGGCTTTTTAAGAGGCACCTTCAGCCCGACGGGCAGCCCCCTGCGGGGTGGCGAGCCATGCAGAATCTGAATGCGACTATCTCAGAGCTGCACGTGCAGCTGGGCACTCGTGCTGCTGGGGAGAGCG GTGTCCGCAGGCTGCTGTTATCTCTAGCCAGCATGATGGAGCCCTGGGCTGCCAAGCTAACGGCAGCGAGTGATTGGCCAGGAGGCATGCCCCCTTGTGATTGGTTGCAGCTGGAGAAGGCTCTGGCCAATTGGACAAAGCTAACAGAAGGAGGCCTGGAGCAAGTGTCCAGGACCCAGCCAGGGAGCGAGAAGCCGAGTCCCCACATCAG GATCAATGTTCATGAGGTTCTCGCTGTGCTACGTGAGTTTGTCTTCACGCAAAGCAGCTTTTTTGACTGCGAAAACCAAAAGCTAAGTGAGGAG GTGATCTCCATCCACACCTCCCTGACCCGCTGGATGGTAGCCCTGCTTCTCCTTATGGTTCCCAATTGCACCAGTGACCTCGAGGCACCCCAGTTACCAGGCCCCGAACGAGACAGTTATCCTCTCACAGTACAGGAGTTGGAGGAGGATGCCAGATGCATCGTGCAAAAGCTGGACAGATTCTCCAAGTATCTCATCAA CTTATATCAACCTGTCATTGAAGAGGACATCCAAAGGGGAATGGGGGATGAGTCAGCAAGTCAGCTTGTTGAGCTCAAAAAATTACAG CGGGAGTGTGGAGAGTGGATAGACACGTGTCAGATCCTGCTGTCAGATCTGAGGGGACATCCGGTGGACCTGCAGGTGACCACGACCGTCGCCAAGGCTGTGACAGAATCCATCGGCGATGTCCTTCCCGCCGTAGAGTCCCACAAAGAATTGTTG GTGGATCAAGTGACGGGGTCATCTGCAGCCTTGGAGCTGGGAGGAGCAGTGCTGGGAGAG GAGGTTCCAGATAGTCCAGAAGAAGCAGCCCATCTGAGGCTGATTGGTCATGACGGCGACATTGTTGAAAAGAGCCTGGGGGCAGAAACTGTACTGCTGGCGGGG ACGGAGACCCAGGTCATGCGCCCACAGACTCCCAGTGCACAGAGAGCCTTTAATGCCTTGGACACCATTGGGCTGCTCCAGCAGCAGTTACT AGGGGCAGAGCAGCGGGCCCTAAGTGCGGAAGAACGGGCCCTGAGCGCGGAGGAGTCGCTGCAGGCTGCACTGGTCAGGATCCATGAACTGGAGCAGCAGATTCAGGGAGGAGGTGCCATGGAGGAGAGAG ATGACAGTGTTTTGGCACCAGTAACTAATGGAGAGTCTCCTGACCCCAAACCAGCAAGTGCAAAGACAAAAAGCAGGAGGCCAAAGCTGGCGCAGAAGCCCTGA